A genomic region of bacterium contains the following coding sequences:
- a CDS encoding ATP-binding protein yields MAFMSLKTRTALWAALLTLSTTGLLGSYLVWSSYEALRGQVQQSQRALARTLAWEVDQGLSTALQTISVFAKDPRTLARDKAYIIREMTLITSTTEYVDALLWYDRDGSLWAKSISGVSSAEYPPDRFVRQTLERSGQLEHSVLVEVYTAASGHLEIGISAPVFRQGELQGVLVGVMHLPNHVIGNMDTARIGRSGYAYLVNHEGIAILHPDRAKWLRDLSGNPAVKAFQTQKEGSIQFRNQDGEEVVAAFSPVKTSDWGVIVRQPASECYESATRMLWGTTFFVILAMAASAFLSIVLAERFVDPILNLAREAEGFRTLETFRGSAMKAAANDEIGLLKQALFRMMGTIRSQDREKERAYLRTLKAERKAAESERLATVGQWSAGLAHELNNPLTVILGGVRMALRSGKRKKDWWIREIGKEAERCRRLLGDLLDIAKPRRITPRDCDLAGMVRETWDRLPERGVPFELRLQPDRFRVRVDPDRFAQVLLNLLKNSREAMAQGGIVQVELRREGGFNRLVLTDQGPGIPPRQLRNLFKPFFTTKAQGTGLGLAMVQAILREHRGTVLARNRKPRGLRMVLEWPVDLSSKGKK; encoded by the coding sequence ATGGCCTTCATGAGCCTCAAGACCCGCACCGCCCTTTGGGCGGCGCTCCTGACCCTTTCCACTACCGGCCTTTTGGGCAGTTACCTGGTCTGGAGCTCCTATGAGGCCCTGCGTGGACAGGTCCAGCAGTCCCAAAGGGCCTTGGCCCGCACCTTGGCCTGGGAGGTGGACCAGGGGCTTTCCACCGCCCTGCAGACCATCTCGGTCTTCGCCAAGGACCCCCGGACCCTGGCCCGGGACAAGGCCTATATCATCCGGGAAATGACCCTCATCACCTCCACGACCGAATATGTGGACGCGCTCCTTTGGTATGACCGCGACGGCTCGCTCTGGGCCAAGAGCATCTCGGGCGTCTCCTCCGCCGAATATCCCCCGGACCGTTTCGTGCGGCAGACGCTGGAGCGTTCGGGACAACTGGAGCATTCGGTGCTGGTGGAGGTCTATACGGCGGCTTCCGGCCACCTGGAGATCGGGATCAGCGCCCCGGTCTTCCGCCAAGGGGAACTCCAGGGGGTGCTGGTGGGGGTCATGCACCTTCCCAACCACGTCATCGGCAACATGGACACGGCGAGGATCGGAAGGTCCGGCTACGCCTACCTGGTGAACCACGAGGGGATCGCCATCCTGCATCCGGACCGGGCCAAATGGCTCCGGGACCTGAGCGGCAACCCGGCGGTCAAGGCCTTCCAGACCCAAAAGGAGGGTTCCATCCAATTCAGGAACCAGGATGGCGAGGAGGTGGTCGCCGCCTTTTCCCCGGTCAAGACCTCGGATTGGGGCGTGATCGTCCGGCAACCCGCTTCCGAATGCTATGAATCGGCCACCCGGATGCTGTGGGGGACCACCTTCTTCGTGATCCTCGCCATGGCGGCCAGCGCCTTCCTTTCGATCGTGTTGGCGGAAAGATTCGTGGACCCGATCCTGAACCTGGCCCGGGAAGCGGAAGGGTTCCGGACCCTGGAGACCTTCCGCGGGTCCGCGATGAAAGCCGCGGCGAACGACGAGATCGGGCTCCTGAAACAGGCCCTCTTCCGGATGATGGGGACCATCCGCTCCCAGGACCGGGAAAAGGAAAGGGCCTACCTGAGGACCTTGAAGGCGGAGCGAAAGGCCGCCGAGTCCGAACGCCTGGCCACCGTGGGACAGTGGTCCGCGGGGCTCGCCCACGAGCTCAACAATCCCCTGACGGTCATCCTGGGCGGTGTCCGGATGGCCCTGCGGTCCGGGAAAAGGAAGAAGGATTGGTGGATCCGGGAGATCGGGAAGGAAGCGGAAAGGTGCCGGCGCCTCCTGGGCGACCTCCTGGACATCGCCAAGCCCCGGCGGATCACGCCCCGGGACTGCGACCTGGCCGGGATGGTGCGGGAGACCTGGGACCGGCTCCCGGAGAGGGGCGTTCCCTTCGAACTGAGGCTTCAGCCGGACCGATTCCGGGTCCGGGTGGACCCGGACCGGTTCGCCCAGGTCCTTTTGAACCTCCTGAAGAATTCCCGCGAGGCGATGGCCCAAGGCGGTATCGTCCAGGTGGAACTCCGGAGGGAAGGGGGGTTCAACCGGCTGGTCCTCACGGACCAAGGTCCCGGGATCCCCCCGCGGCAGCTCCGGAACCTCTTCAAGCCCTTCTTTACGACCAAGGCCCAAGGGACCGGGTTGGGGCTCGCCATGGTCCAGGCCATCCTCCGGGAACATCGGGGAACGGTCCTGGCAAGGAACCGGAAGCCCCGGGGCCTTAGAATGGTGTTGGAATGGCCGGTGGATCTTTCTTCCAAAGGAAAAAAATGA
- a CDS encoding heavy metal-binding domain-containing protein, with the protein MKRTIAVLALLSIFALGVTLARADEAPSSTPSVPAQKTTHAHKAKKAKKTAAETWACPMGDYSGPKTADGKCPKCGMDLVKQKPAPAKKAKVKKEAKAPVGQDAQKVVWTCPMCGGSYDKAGKCPDCGMDLVQKK; encoded by the coding sequence ATGAAACGAACGATCGCAGTCCTTGCTTTGCTGTCCATTTTTGCCCTCGGGGTGACGCTGGCCCGGGCGGACGAGGCTCCGTCCTCGACCCCCAGCGTCCCCGCTCAGAAGACCACTCATGCCCATAAGGCGAAGAAAGCCAAGAAGACGGCGGCCGAGACCTGGGCCTGCCCCATGGGGGATTACAGCGGACCCAAGACGGCCGATGGGAAATGCCCCAAGTGCGGCATGGACCTGGTGAAGCAAAAACCGGCCCCCGCGAAGAAGGCGAAGGTCAAAAAAGAGGCCAAAGCCCCGGTGGGCCAGGATGCCCAAAAGGTCGTTTGGACCTGTCCCATGTGCGGCGGTTCCTACGATAAGGCCGGGAAGTGCCCGGATTGCGGGATGGACCTGGTCCAGAAGAAGTGA